The uncultured Roseibium sp. genome contains a region encoding:
- a CDS encoding delta-class carbonic anhydrase, which produces MRPATKQIFALLVTGCLSTVPVTAETLCTGYGPQTPRDITNKAGTNARTFTLAPDVSELNLCDIHTHTNAEHKGPGFSIFAGEGEHGGFKCNETDQLTAAELKDPGELAYHGVKPGDTIEVHWVYTSCDAGPGPGLGSCLTDACANPQLRVESQVFLVVNDPKALDFTDFAYEGNIVNGLYQAKALPTGTGEPVRFAGSTTGPSYTQKACSPLQVTWSVRPQCAKLDINSLNRWAENGNAFKEDHSHGVRQLVTAPELLAPID; this is translated from the coding sequence ATGAGACCTGCAACGAAACAGATATTTGCCCTTCTGGTCACGGGTTGTCTTTCTACCGTCCCTGTAACGGCTGAGACGCTTTGCACCGGCTATGGCCCGCAAACACCGCGCGACATAACGAACAAGGCCGGAACGAATGCCCGGACGTTCACGCTTGCGCCCGACGTTTCGGAATTGAACCTGTGCGACATCCACACCCACACAAATGCAGAACACAAAGGCCCGGGCTTTTCGATTTTCGCCGGCGAGGGTGAACATGGCGGGTTCAAGTGCAACGAAACCGATCAGCTGACCGCAGCGGAACTGAAGGATCCGGGCGAACTTGCCTATCACGGTGTCAAACCCGGCGACACGATCGAAGTTCACTGGGTTTATACGTCCTGCGATGCGGGGCCCGGCCCGGGTCTCGGTTCCTGCCTGACCGATGCCTGCGCCAATCCGCAATTGCGTGTGGAATCCCAAGTGTTTCTGGTCGTTAACGATCCGAAGGCACTCGACTTCACGGATTTCGCCTATGAAGGCAATATCGTCAACGGGCTTTATCAGGCCAAGGCGCTTCCGACCGGAACCGGCGAGCCCGTACGCTTCGCCGGATCGACCACCGGCCCCAGTTACACCCAGAAGGCCTGCTCCCCACTACAGGTGACCTGGAGCGTCCGTCCGCAATGCGCGAAGCTGGACATCAATTCTCTGAACAGATGGGCTGAAAACGGCAACGCGTTCAAAGAGGATCATTCCCATGGCGTTCGCCAGCTCGTAACCGCACCGGAACTTCTGGCACCGATCGACTAG
- a CDS encoding LysE family translocator, protein MLIFLGAVFLLLITPGPGVLSTAGVGSGFGAKAGFRYVAGLFIGTNMVALAVVSGLAAVILSVPIVKNVLFYASAAYLFYLALKIALSGTRIAFIHSERPPGIMGGLALQAINPKAYAVNTTFFSGFNFYPDSLATETVLKFLAINAIWIPVHFLWLAAGIYLHRLDLSERAHFAINVLMAVSMLGVVALAAFAEL, encoded by the coding sequence ATGCTGATCTTTCTTGGTGCCGTCTTTTTGCTTCTGATCACGCCGGGTCCAGGCGTGTTGTCGACCGCCGGGGTCGGATCCGGGTTTGGTGCCAAAGCGGGATTTCGCTACGTCGCCGGGCTTTTCATCGGTACCAACATGGTTGCCCTTGCGGTAGTCAGCGGTCTGGCGGCCGTCATCCTGTCGGTTCCGATCGTCAAGAACGTGCTGTTCTACGCCTCGGCCGCTTATCTCTTTTATCTCGCGCTCAAGATTGCCCTGTCAGGAACGCGGATCGCTTTCATTCATTCCGAACGTCCTCCCGGGATCATGGGCGGCCTGGCGCTTCAGGCGATCAATCCCAAGGCCTATGCGGTCAACACGACTTTCTTCTCCGGGTTCAATTTCTATCCGGACAGCCTTGCCACGGAAACAGTCCTGAAATTCCTGGCAATCAATGCCATCTGGATTCCGGTCCATTTTCTCTGGCTGGCCGCCGGGATTTATCTCCATCGACTGGACCTGAGCGAACGGGCGCATTTCGCCATCAACGTGCTGATGGCCGTGTCGATGCTGGGCGTTGTCGCGCTTGCGGCCTTTGCGGAACTATAG
- a CDS encoding PilZ domain-containing protein, translating to MHGLAHLQDQDDITEEVLVIDFDNLVCIKAIVSNVSEWGCKLIADDVNELRKNIGIRVGNTGKLTKAQVTAVKGKEAAVVFPRGDTGTVQDKRRERRNKVSIPVKIADKEGITEISGTIVDAGQNGCRVSASGLKALPEEVMLTIKKFDKPVAGEFVWRNDNSAGLRLLWETVEAAS from the coding sequence ATGCACGGCCTCGCGCACCTTCAGGATCAGGACGATATTACGGAAGAAGTCCTCGTCATTGACTTCGACAATCTCGTCTGCATCAAGGCCATCGTTTCAAATGTGAGCGAATGGGGCTGCAAGCTTATTGCCGACGATGTGAACGAGCTGCGGAAAAACATCGGAATCCGCGTCGGCAATACCGGCAAGCTGACCAAGGCTCAGGTAACGGCGGTCAAGGGCAAGGAGGCTGCGGTCGTCTTTCCGCGCGGAGATACCGGCACGGTTCAGGACAAGCGCCGGGAGCGACGCAACAAGGTGTCTATTCCGGTCAAGATCGCCGACAAGGAAGGCATCACCGAAATTTCCGGGACCATTGTGGACGCAGGCCAGAACGGCTGCCGGGTGAGCGCATCGGGGCTCAAAGCCCTGCCCGAGGAAGTCATGCTCACCATCAAGAAGTTCGACAAGCCGGTTGCAGGCGAGTTCGTCTGGCGCAACGACAATTCCGCTGGCCTTCGTCTCCTATGGGAAACCGTGGAAGCGGCGAGTTAG
- the eda gene encoding bifunctional 4-hydroxy-2-oxoglutarate aldolase/2-dehydro-3-deoxy-phosphogluconate aldolase — protein sequence MSQNTERLDAIMTAAPVIPVLIIEDPKRAVPMAKALVRGGLKVLEITLRTAHALEAIDAIREHVSDAIVGAGTVLNAGQYADVVAAGSQFVVSPGATDALIDAAAHYDVPLLPGAATASEVMRLMERGYSRLKFFPAEQAGGAAYLKSLSSPLSAIKFCPTGGITPEKAKTYLGLPNVVCVGGSWVATADMIMAEEWEEIERLARAAAALER from the coding sequence ATGTCCCAGAACACCGAACGGCTGGATGCGATCATGACAGCGGCTCCGGTCATTCCGGTCCTGATCATTGAAGACCCGAAAAGAGCCGTCCCCATGGCCAAGGCGCTGGTGCGCGGCGGATTGAAGGTCCTGGAAATCACGCTCCGGACGGCACATGCGCTCGAAGCCATCGATGCCATCCGGGAACACGTCAGCGATGCGATCGTCGGCGCAGGTACGGTTCTGAACGCGGGCCAATATGCGGACGTGGTTGCCGCCGGTTCCCAGTTCGTCGTTTCACCCGGCGCAACCGATGCCCTGATCGACGCAGCAGCGCATTACGACGTGCCGCTTCTGCCGGGAGCAGCCACCGCCTCGGAAGTGATGCGTCTGATGGAGCGTGGATACAGCCGGCTGAAATTCTTCCCGGCCGAGCAGGCCGGTGGCGCTGCCTATCTGAAGTCCCTGTCCTCGCCGTTGAGCGCAATCAAATTCTGCCCGACCGGCGGCATCACGCCGGAAAAGGCGAAGACCTATCTCGGCCTGCCGAACGTGGTCTGTGTCGGCGGGTCCTGGGTCGCGACGGCTGACATGATCATGGCCGAGGAGTGGGAGGAAATCGAACGGCTGGCCCGCGCTGCGGCAGCACTCGAAAGGTAA
- the edd gene encoding phosphogluconate dehydratase, translated as MTTIQARVGEVTERIAKRSHDDRSRYLDRIRAAADKGPQRSRLSCGNLAHGFAACGVSDKQALSGDVVPNLGIITAYNDMLSAHQPYEHFPNLIRQAAHEAGAVAQVAGGVPAMCDGVTQGQDGMELSLFSRDVIAMAAAVGLSHQMFDAAVFLGICDKIVPGLVIAALSFGHMPVVFIPAGPMTTGISNDEKAKIRQLYAEGKVGRDALLESESKAYHGPGTCTFYGTANSNQMLMEIMGLHMPGASFVNPGTPLRDALTKEAAKRALAITALGNEFTPVGEVIDEKAIVNGVVGLHATGGSTNHTMHLVAMAATAGIRLTWDDISDLSDVVPLLARVYPNGKSDVNHFQAAGGLGFLIRELLSDGYLHQDVKTVHGTDLSGYTVEAKLETDGSVRREPVPDASGDETVLAPLAKAFQPTGGLKMLTGNIGKAVIKISAVAKERHVIEAPARVFHSQEDFLAAFSRKELNGDVAAVVRFMGPKACGMPELHKLTPSLGILQDRGHKVALITDGRMSGASGKVPAAIHVTPEAADGGPIAKIRDGDMIRINAVTGALEVLVEAAEFAAREPVTQDLSAHQTGVGRDLFAAFRANVGTADAGAHVFGA; from the coding sequence ATGACGACCATTCAAGCCCGCGTCGGCGAAGTCACCGAACGCATTGCCAAGCGCAGCCATGACGACCGGTCCCGCTATCTGGACCGGATCCGTGCCGCCGCCGACAAGGGACCGCAGCGCTCCCGTCTGTCCTGCGGCAACCTCGCCCACGGCTTTGCTGCCTGCGGTGTATCCGACAAGCAGGCGTTGTCTGGCGACGTGGTGCCGAACCTCGGCATCATCACCGCCTATAACGACATGCTGTCGGCCCATCAGCCCTACGAGCATTTTCCAAACCTGATCCGCCAGGCAGCACACGAAGCGGGCGCTGTCGCCCAGGTAGCCGGCGGGGTACCGGCCATGTGCGACGGCGTCACCCAAGGTCAGGACGGTATGGAACTGTCCCTGTTTTCCCGCGACGTGATCGCCATGGCGGCCGCCGTCGGCCTGTCTCACCAGATGTTCGACGCAGCGGTGTTCTTAGGCATCTGCGACAAGATCGTGCCCGGACTGGTGATTGCCGCGCTCTCCTTCGGCCATATGCCGGTGGTCTTCATCCCGGCCGGCCCGATGACGACCGGCATTTCCAACGACGAGAAGGCCAAGATCCGTCAGCTCTACGCCGAAGGCAAAGTCGGCCGGGACGCCCTTCTGGAATCGGAGTCCAAGGCTTATCACGGACCCGGCACCTGTACCTTCTACGGCACCGCCAATTCCAACCAGATGCTGATGGAGATCATGGGGCTGCACATGCCCGGCGCCTCCTTCGTCAATCCGGGCACGCCTCTGCGCGATGCGCTGACGAAGGAAGCGGCCAAACGGGCGCTCGCCATCACGGCTCTCGGCAACGAGTTCACCCCCGTCGGCGAGGTGATCGACGAAAAGGCCATCGTCAACGGCGTGGTCGGCCTTCATGCCACCGGCGGCTCCACCAACCACACCATGCATCTGGTCGCCATGGCGGCAACCGCCGGCATCCGGCTGACATGGGATGATATTTCCGACCTCTCCGACGTGGTCCCGCTTCTGGCCCGCGTCTATCCGAACGGAAAGTCGGACGTGAACCATTTTCAGGCCGCCGGCGGTCTGGGCTTTCTGATCCGGGAACTGCTTTCCGACGGTTATCTGCATCAGGACGTCAAAACGGTCCACGGCACGGATCTCTCCGGCTACACGGTCGAAGCCAAACTCGAAACGGATGGCTCCGTCCGGCGCGAGCCGGTGCCGGACGCCTCCGGCGACGAAACCGTCCTGGCCCCGCTTGCCAAGGCCTTCCAGCCGACGGGCGGGCTGAAGATGTTGACCGGCAATATCGGCAAGGCGGTGATCAAGATATCTGCGGTCGCCAAGGAACGCCACGTGATCGAGGCGCCCGCCCGCGTGTTCCATTCCCAGGAAGACTTCCTCGCCGCCTTTTCGCGCAAGGAACTCAACGGCGATGTCGCCGCCGTAGTCCGCTTCATGGGACCGAAAGCCTGCGGCATGCCGGAACTGCACAAGCTGACCCCGTCCCTGGGCATCCTGCAGGACCGCGGCCACAAGGTGGCGCTGATTACCGACGGGCGCATGTCCGGCGCCTCCGGCAAGGTTCCGGCGGCCATCCATGTTACACCTGAAGCCGCCGATGGCGGACCGATCGCGAAGATCCGCGACGGCGACATGATCCGTATCAACGCGGTCACCGGCGCCCTGGAGGTTCTGGTCGAGGCGGCGGAATTTGCCGCCCGCGAACCGGTAACCCAGGATCTGAGCGCGCATCAAACCGGTGTCGGCCGCGACCTGTTCGCCGCCTTCCGCGCCAATGTCGGCACGGCGGACGCGGGCGCACATGTTTTCGGCGCATGA
- the zwf gene encoding glucose-6-phosphate dehydrogenase yields MAARFLEVDDFDLVVFGASGDLAHRKLIPALYHRDCDGQMPENARIVCSARRDYSHEDYREWASLALKEHVSDIDKAHLDRFLNRIHYVKIDIGSGKGFDDLKAILNERPDVIRAFYLAVGPDLFGTICEKIGKAGLVTDQTRVVIEKPIGKDGASAKVLNDTVGAVFDEHQIFRIDHYLGKETVQNLMALRFANALFEPLWNAAHIDHVQITVAESLGVGGRAGYYDTAGALRDMVQNHILQLLCLVAMEPPESMDADSVRDEKLKVLKALAPISEQNMDKVTVRGQYRAGASAGGAVPGYLEELGDEASTTETFVALKAEIANWRWAGVPFYLRTGKRLAQRVSEIVVQFRPIPHSIFDAEAGTISANRLIIRLQPDEGVQMKVMIKDPGPGGMRLRQVPLDMSFAEAFKIRNPDAYERLIMDVIRGNQTLFMRRDEVDAAWGWVDPILEAWANSKDKPRGYTAGTWGPSASIALVERDGRTWAEDGL; encoded by the coding sequence ATGGCAGCACGTTTCCTGGAAGTCGACGATTTCGACCTCGTGGTCTTCGGAGCCTCGGGCGATCTTGCGCACCGCAAACTGATCCCGGCCCTCTATCACCGCGACTGCGACGGCCAGATGCCGGAGAACGCGCGTATCGTCTGTAGCGCCCGCCGCGACTATTCCCATGAAGACTACCGCGAATGGGCCAGTCTGGCGTTGAAGGAACACGTATCCGACATCGACAAGGCCCACCTCGACCGCTTCCTGAACCGCATCCACTACGTGAAGATCGACATCGGCAGCGGTAAGGGGTTCGACGACCTGAAGGCGATCCTGAACGAACGCCCCGATGTGATCCGCGCCTTCTACCTCGCCGTCGGTCCGGATCTTTTCGGAACCATCTGCGAAAAGATCGGCAAGGCGGGGCTCGTCACCGACCAGACGCGCGTCGTAATCGAAAAGCCGATCGGCAAGGACGGCGCCTCCGCCAAGGTCCTGAACGACACCGTCGGCGCCGTTTTCGACGAACATCAGATCTTCCGTATCGATCATTATCTGGGCAAGGAAACCGTGCAGAACCTGATGGCGTTGCGCTTCGCTAATGCCCTGTTCGAACCGCTGTGGAACGCCGCCCATATTGATCATGTCCAGATCACCGTGGCCGAATCTCTCGGCGTCGGCGGACGGGCCGGCTATTATGACACCGCTGGCGCCCTGCGCGACATGGTCCAGAACCACATTCTCCAGTTGCTCTGCCTCGTGGCCATGGAGCCGCCGGAATCCATGGATGCCGACAGCGTCCGTGACGAAAAGCTGAAGGTCCTGAAGGCGCTTGCACCGATCAGCGAGCAGAATATGGACAAGGTCACCGTCCGCGGCCAGTATCGCGCGGGGGCTTCCGCGGGCGGCGCCGTTCCGGGCTATCTGGAAGAACTCGGCGATGAGGCCAGCACCACCGAAACCTTCGTCGCGCTGAAGGCGGAAATCGCCAACTGGCGCTGGGCGGGTGTTCCGTTCTATTTGCGAACGGGCAAGCGGCTTGCCCAGCGGGTCTCGGAGATCGTCGTCCAGTTCAGGCCGATCCCCCACTCCATTTTCGACGCGGAAGCAGGCACCATATCCGCCAACCGCTTGATCATCCGCCTGCAACCGGACGAAGGGGTCCAGATGAAGGTCATGATCAAGGACCCGGGCCCGGGCGGCATGCGCCTGCGCCAGGTTCCCCTCGACATGAGCTTTGCCGAAGCCTTCAAGATCCGCAATCCGGATGCCTATGAACGGCTGATCATGGATGTGATCCGCGGCAACCAGACCCTGTTCATGCGCCGCGATGAGGTCGATGCAGCCTGGGGCTGGGTCGATCCGATCCTGGAGGCCTGGGCGAATTCCAAGGACAAACCGCGCGGCTATACCGCCGGCACCTGGGGGCCATCGGCTTCCATCGCCCTGGTGGAACGCGACGGCCGCACATGGGCCGAGGACGGACTTTAG
- a CDS encoding carbohydrate kinase — translation MILICGEALFDMFASDLAKDPVNFEAYVGGSPFNVAIGLARLGEDVGFFGGISTDLLGEKLIGRLRSEGVKTDHVCRPAALTTLSVVQKDANGIPAYTFYGEGAADRTVTEADLPTELGDLSILHVGSYSAVVEPVASALKVLVGREKPNCLISFDPNIRPTVVADLDLWRKNTEEIAALADIIKVSDEDLALIYPDREPVEVARHWLELGAGLVIVTAGAKGAEAFTRDLHVEVSGRAVTVIDTVGAGDTFQAAMLSGLVSRNIATRNSLEGLDHAALHEIVLKAVTASALTCTRQGADLPSRDDVLRFENSC, via the coding sequence ATGATACTGATTTGCGGCGAAGCCCTCTTCGACATGTTCGCCTCCGACCTTGCCAAGGATCCGGTGAACTTCGAGGCCTATGTGGGCGGCTCCCCGTTCAACGTAGCCATCGGCCTTGCCCGTCTCGGCGAGGATGTGGGTTTCTTCGGGGGCATATCGACGGATCTGCTCGGCGAAAAGCTGATCGGCCGGCTGCGCTCTGAGGGTGTGAAGACCGATCACGTCTGCCGCCCTGCAGCCCTGACCACCCTGAGTGTCGTCCAAAAGGATGCGAACGGTATTCCCGCCTACACCTTTTATGGCGAGGGCGCCGCTGACCGGACGGTCACCGAGGCCGACCTGCCGACAGAGCTCGGCGACCTTTCCATCCTGCATGTCGGCTCCTATTCCGCCGTCGTCGAACCGGTGGCCTCGGCCCTGAAGGTGCTTGTCGGTCGGGAAAAACCGAATTGCCTGATCTCCTTCGATCCGAACATCCGGCCGACGGTCGTCGCCGATCTCGACCTCTGGCGGAAAAACACCGAAGAGATTGCCGCCCTTGCCGACATCATCAAGGTCAGCGACGAGGACCTCGCCCTGATTTACCCGGACAGGGAGCCGGTCGAGGTCGCCCGGCACTGGCTTGAGCTGGGCGCGGGGCTGGTCATCGTCACCGCCGGCGCCAAAGGTGCGGAAGCCTTTACCCGGGATCTTCACGTGGAAGTGTCCGGCAGGGCCGTCACCGTCATAGACACCGTTGGCGCGGGAGATACCTTCCAGGCAGCAATGCTGTCCGGGCTTGTCTCGCGCAATATCGCCACCCGGAATTCCCTGGAGGGTCTTGACCATGCTGCACTGCATGAGATTGTCTTGAAGGCGGTCACCGCTTCGGCGCTGACCTGCACCAGACAGGGCGCGGACCTGCCTTCTCGGGACGACGTGCTTCGGTTTGAAAACAGTTGCTGA
- a CDS encoding ATP-binding cassette domain-containing protein, with protein MEPLLKGRNLVKRYGRVTALDHCDFDLMPGEILAVIGDNGAGKSTLIKAISGAVIPDEGEIHLDGKPIHFTSPIQAREAGIETVYQTLAMSPALSIADNMFMGREIRKPGFRGKWLRQLDRRKMEELAREKLSELGLMTIQNINQAVETLSGGQRQGVAVARAAAFGSKVVIMDEPTAALGVKESRRVLELIKDVKARGLPIILISHNMPHVFEVADRIHIHRLGKRAAVIKPQDFSMADAVAIMTGAMAPPEGLAA; from the coding sequence ATGGAACCTCTTCTCAAAGGCCGCAATCTCGTCAAGCGCTACGGCCGCGTGACCGCGCTCGATCATTGCGATTTCGATCTGATGCCGGGAGAGATCCTTGCCGTGATCGGCGACAACGGTGCGGGCAAGAGTACCCTGATCAAGGCGATATCAGGCGCCGTCATTCCGGATGAAGGCGAAATCCACCTAGACGGCAAACCCATCCACTTCACCTCGCCGATCCAGGCGCGCGAAGCCGGCATCGAAACCGTGTATCAGACCCTTGCCATGTCGCCGGCGCTTTCCATCGCCGACAATATGTTCATGGGCCGCGAAATCCGCAAACCTGGGTTCAGAGGCAAGTGGCTGCGCCAGCTCGACCGCCGCAAGATGGAAGAACTCGCACGCGAAAAGCTCTCCGAACTCGGCCTGATGACCATCCAGAACATCAACCAGGCGGTGGAAACCCTATCCGGCGGCCAGCGCCAGGGCGTCGCCGTCGCACGCGCGGCCGCCTTCGGCTCGAAAGTGGTCATCATGGACGAACCGACCGCGGCACTCGGCGTCAAGGAAAGCCGGCGCGTGCTCGAACTGATCAAGGACGTGAAAGCACGCGGGCTCCCCATCATCCTCATCAGCCATAATATGCCCCACGTCTTTGAGGTGGCCGACCGCATCCATATCCACCGGCTCGGAAAACGGGCGGCGGTCATCAAGCCGCAGGATTTCTCCATGGCAGATGCGGTCGCCATCATGACCGGAGCCATGGCTCCACCCGAAGGGCTTGCGGCATAA
- a CDS encoding ABC transporter permease, which translates to MTSSNQTAANPASYEAAATASPQQVAAFDDHHNGLMHKVQHALHMTPSLVPLIVLLLSMLVFGILLGSKFFSPFALTLILQQVQIVGIVAAAQSLVILTAGIDLSVGAIMVLSSVVMGQFAFRYGVPVPFAVLAGLLCGSICGYINGWLVAAMKLPPFIVTLGMWQIVLATNFLYSANETIRAQEIADQAPLLQFFGNKVNIGGAIFTYGVIFMVLLVIVLAYCLRHTAWGRHVYAVGDDPEAAALSGVQVKKTLISVYVLSGLICAFAGWALIGRIGSVSPTSGQLANIESITAVVIGGISLFGGRGSILGTLFGALIVGVFTLGLRLLGADAQWTYLLIGVLIIAAVAVDQWIRKVAV; encoded by the coding sequence ATGACTTCAAGCAACCAGACCGCCGCCAATCCGGCTTCCTATGAAGCCGCGGCCACGGCAAGCCCGCAGCAGGTGGCCGCCTTCGACGACCATCATAACGGCCTGATGCACAAGGTTCAGCACGCTCTGCACATGACCCCGTCGCTGGTTCCGCTGATCGTGCTGCTTTTGTCCATGCTCGTTTTCGGCATCCTGCTCGGCTCGAAGTTTTTCTCGCCCTTCGCCCTGACGCTGATCCTGCAGCAGGTTCAGATCGTCGGCATTGTCGCCGCGGCCCAGAGCCTCGTCATCCTGACGGCCGGGATCGACCTGTCGGTCGGCGCCATCATGGTCCTGTCGTCGGTGGTCATGGGGCAGTTTGCCTTCCGCTACGGGGTACCGGTGCCGTTCGCGGTCCTCGCCGGCCTGCTCTGCGGCTCGATCTGCGGCTATATCAACGGCTGGCTCGTCGCCGCGATGAAGCTGCCGCCGTTCATCGTCACCCTCGGCATGTGGCAGATCGTGCTGGCGACCAATTTTCTCTATTCCGCCAACGAGACCATTCGCGCCCAGGAGATCGCGGACCAGGCGCCCCTGCTCCAGTTCTTCGGCAACAAGGTCAATATCGGCGGTGCGATCTTCACCTATGGCGTGATCTTCATGGTGCTCTTGGTCATTGTGCTCGCCTATTGCCTGCGCCACACCGCCTGGGGCCGCCATGTCTATGCCGTCGGCGACGATCCGGAAGCCGCCGCCCTCTCCGGCGTTCAGGTCAAGAAGACCCTGATCTCGGTCTACGTCCTGTCCGGCCTGATCTGCGCCTTTGCCGGCTGGGCCCTGATCGGGCGTATCGGCTCCGTTTCACCGACCTCCGGTCAGTTGGCGAACATTGAATCCATTACCGCAGTCGTGATCGGCGGCATCTCTCTCTTCGGCGGGCGCGGCTCGATCCTTGGAACCCTGTTCGGCGCCCTGATCGTTGGCGTTTTCACCCTTGGCCTGCGTCTGCTCGGCGCCGACGCGCAATGGACCTATCTCCTCATCGGCGTGCTCATCATCGCCGCCGTTGCCGTGGATCAGTGGATCAGAAAGGTGGCAGTCTGA
- a CDS encoding sugar ABC transporter substrate-binding protein, with translation MIRKLLATGSVLAVMAAAPAAAADISACLITKTDTNPFFVKMKEGASAKAEELGIDLKTYAGKIDGDHETQVAAIETCIADGAKGILLTASDTSSIVSSVQQARDAGLLVIALDTPLDPIDAADATFATDNFKAGELIGEWAAATLGADAANAKIAMLDLGVSQPTVGVLRDQGFLQGFGIDLGDPNKWGDETDPRIVGNDVTAGNEEGGRKAMENLLAKDPMINVVYTINEPAAAGAYEALKSIGRENDVLIVSVDGGCPGVANVKDGVIGATSQQYPLLMASKGIEAIAEYAKSGAKPEPSPGKNFFDTGVALVTDKPAEGVPSIDTAEGTKLCWG, from the coding sequence ATGATCCGTAAGCTACTCGCAACAGGCTCCGTCCTGGCGGTCATGGCGGCTGCACCCGCTGCGGCAGCAGACATCTCCGCCTGCCTGATCACCAAGACCGACACCAATCCCTTCTTCGTCAAGATGAAGGAAGGCGCATCGGCCAAGGCCGAGGAACTCGGCATCGACCTGAAGACCTATGCCGGCAAGATCGACGGCGACCATGAAACCCAGGTCGCGGCCATCGAAACCTGCATCGCCGACGGCGCGAAGGGCATTCTGCTAACCGCCTCCGACACGTCCTCGATCGTCTCTTCGGTGCAGCAGGCGCGCGACGCGGGCCTTCTGGTGATTGCGCTCGACACGCCACTCGATCCGATCGACGCTGCGGACGCGACTTTCGCCACCGACAACTTCAAGGCCGGCGAACTGATCGGAGAATGGGCAGCCGCCACGCTCGGCGCCGACGCGGCCAATGCCAAGATCGCCATGCTTGATCTTGGTGTGAGCCAGCCGACCGTAGGCGTGCTGCGCGACCAGGGGTTCCTGCAGGGTTTCGGCATCGATCTCGGCGATCCGAACAAGTGGGGAGACGAAACCGATCCGCGCATCGTCGGCAACGACGTAACCGCCGGCAACGAGGAGGGCGGCCGCAAGGCCATGGAAAACCTTCTCGCCAAGGATCCCATGATCAACGTGGTCTACACGATCAACGAACCGGCCGCCGCCGGCGCCTATGAAGCGCTCAAGTCCATCGGCCGCGAAAACGACGTTCTGATCGTTTCCGTGGACGGCGGTTGCCCCGGTGTCGCCAACGTCAAGGACGGCGTGATCGGCGCCACCTCGCAACAATACCCGTTGCTGATGGCCTCCAAGGGCATCGAGGCGATTGCCGAATACGCCAAGAGCGGCGCCAAGCCGGAGCCGAGCCCGGGCAAGAACTTCTTCGACACAGGCGTGGCGCTTGTGACCGACAAGCCGGCCGAAGGCGTGCCGTCCATCGACACGGCCGAAGGTACCAAGCTCTGCTGGGGTTGA